One Mycolicibacterium parafortuitum DNA segment encodes these proteins:
- a CDS encoding xylulokinase, giving the protein MTLVAGIDSSTQSCKVLICDADTGQIVRSGSAPHPAGTEVDARHWWAALQHAAEQAGGLDDVSAVSVGAQQHGMVCLDSSGELVRDVLLWNDTRSSGAADQLTAELGGPGAWADRTGVVPVAAVTATKLRWLADHEPDRADATAAVCLPHDWLTWRLGGGTDVTAICTDRSDASGTGYFSAETDRYQPDLLELAFRGRDPALPRVLGPRDTAGETPHGAVLGPGAGDNAAAALGLSAGRGDCVVSLGTSGVVSAVGEVAPHDPEGIVAGFADATGRQLPLVCTLNGAPVLAAVAAMLKVDFDEFDRLALSAPAGAEGLVLVPYFEGERSPNLPHAAGALHGVTTRNLDPANIARAAVEGLLSSMVYCTDKIGEQGVDAARIILVGGGARSEAVRRIAPALFGSPVDVPAPAEYVALGAARQAAWVLSGRDAPPEWSIGDTTRYDADTTPQVLEQYRAARDLTLR; this is encoded by the coding sequence ATGACCCTCGTAGCCGGAATCGACTCATCGACCCAGTCCTGCAAGGTGTTGATCTGTGACGCCGACACCGGCCAGATCGTGCGCTCGGGTTCCGCACCGCACCCCGCGGGCACGGAGGTCGACGCCCGCCATTGGTGGGCCGCGCTGCAACACGCCGCCGAGCAGGCGGGGGGTTTGGACGACGTGTCCGCGGTGTCGGTCGGCGCCCAGCAGCACGGCATGGTGTGCCTGGACTCCTCGGGAGAATTGGTGCGGGATGTGTTGCTGTGGAACGACACCCGGTCCAGCGGGGCCGCCGATCAGCTGACCGCCGAGCTCGGCGGTCCCGGCGCCTGGGCCGACCGCACCGGCGTCGTTCCGGTCGCGGCCGTCACGGCCACCAAACTGCGCTGGTTGGCCGACCACGAACCCGACCGCGCGGATGCGACCGCGGCGGTCTGTCTCCCTCACGACTGGCTGACCTGGCGGCTGGGCGGCGGCACCGACGTCACCGCGATCTGCACCGATCGCAGTGACGCCAGCGGAACCGGGTACTTCTCCGCCGAGACCGACCGCTACCAACCGGATCTGCTCGAGTTGGCCTTCCGCGGAAGAGATCCGGCACTGCCCCGGGTGCTCGGGCCGCGCGATACCGCCGGCGAGACCCCGCACGGCGCCGTACTGGGCCCGGGCGCCGGCGACAACGCCGCGGCGGCCCTCGGGCTCTCGGCCGGGAGGGGCGACTGTGTGGTGTCGCTGGGCACCTCCGGGGTGGTCAGCGCGGTCGGCGAGGTGGCCCCGCATGACCCGGAGGGCATCGTGGCCGGCTTCGCCGACGCGACAGGCCGCCAACTTCCCCTGGTGTGCACGCTCAACGGCGCTCCGGTGCTCGCCGCGGTCGCCGCGATGCTCAAGGTCGACTTCGACGAGTTCGACCGGCTCGCCCTGTCGGCACCCGCAGGCGCGGAAGGCCTGGTCCTGGTGCCGTACTTCGAGGGGGAACGGTCACCGAACCTGCCTCACGCGGCCGGCGCGCTGCACGGTGTCACGACACGAAACCTCGACCCGGCCAACATCGCCCGAGCGGCGGTGGAGGGCCTGCTCAGCTCGATGGTGTACTGCACCGACAAGATCGGCGAACAGGGTGTCGACGCCGCCCGGATCATCCTTGTCGGCGGAGGTGCGCGCTCGGAGGCGGTACGACGGATCGCCCCGGCGCTCTTCGGCAGCCCGGTCGACGTGCCGGCGCCCGCGGAGTACGTCGCGCTCGGCGCCGCCCGTCAGGCGGCCTGGGTGCTCTCCGGCCGGGACGCCCCACCCGAGTGGTCGATCGGGGATACCACCCGCTACGACGCAGACACGACACCGCAGGTCCTCGAGCAGTACCGTGCCGCACGGGATCTGACGCTGCGGTGA
- a CDS encoding sugar ABC transporter substrate-binding protein, with protein MKRTSTLLVTTVVGVSMALTACGSNSDSQSADGAGAGGGAGKVGVILPDTKSSVRWETKDRPALEEAFKNAGVEYTIQNAEGSADTMTTIADAMIADGVTVLAIVNLDSDSGASIQQKAASQGVKTIDYDRLTLGGSADVYVSFDNTVVGELQGQGLVDCLGGRPANVVFLNGSPTDNNATLFSGGAHSVVDATPSITIVGEQAVPDWDNDQAVTIFEQLYTAADGRVDGVYAANDGLAGSVISILEKNKRAGQVPVTGQDATVEGLQNILAGTQCMTVYKSATEEAGALADVAIALANGEEPQTTATSRDDTGNRDVPSVLLTPKSITKDNINVVFDDGGQNKDEVCAGQFAQMCSAAGM; from the coding sequence GTGAAGCGAACCAGCACTCTGCTCGTCACCACGGTCGTCGGGGTCAGCATGGCGCTGACAGCGTGCGGCTCGAACTCGGATTCGCAGTCGGCCGACGGCGCAGGCGCCGGTGGCGGTGCCGGCAAGGTCGGCGTGATCCTGCCCGACACCAAGTCGTCGGTGCGCTGGGAGACCAAGGACCGGCCCGCACTCGAAGAGGCGTTCAAGAACGCCGGGGTGGAGTACACGATCCAGAACGCGGAGGGATCTGCCGACACGATGACGACCATCGCCGATGCGATGATCGCCGACGGTGTCACGGTGCTCGCGATCGTCAACCTCGACTCCGACAGCGGCGCGTCGATCCAACAGAAGGCCGCGTCCCAGGGCGTCAAGACCATCGACTACGACCGCCTGACCCTGGGCGGCTCCGCCGATGTCTACGTGTCGTTCGACAACACCGTCGTCGGTGAGCTGCAGGGCCAGGGCCTGGTTGACTGCCTGGGCGGCCGGCCCGCGAACGTGGTGTTCCTCAACGGCTCTCCGACCGACAACAACGCCACGCTGTTCAGCGGCGGCGCACATTCGGTGGTCGACGCGACACCGTCGATCACGATCGTCGGCGAGCAGGCGGTCCCGGACTGGGACAATGACCAGGCCGTGACGATCTTCGAGCAGCTCTACACCGCCGCAGACGGTCGTGTCGACGGCGTGTACGCGGCCAACGACGGCCTCGCGGGTTCGGTCATCTCCATCCTGGAGAAGAACAAGCGGGCCGGGCAGGTGCCGGTGACCGGTCAGGACGCGACCGTTGAAGGGCTGCAGAACATTCTGGCCGGCACCCAGTGCATGACGGTGTACAAGTCGGCCACCGAGGAGGCCGGCGCGCTCGCCGACGTCGCGATCGCGCTCGCCAACGGCGAGGAGCCGCAGACGACGGCCACCTCCCGCGACGACACCGGCAACCGCGACGTGCCGTCGGTGCTGCTGACGCCGAAATCCATCACGAAGGACAACATCAACGTGGTGTTCGACGACGGCGGTCAGAATAAGGACGAGGTGTGTGCGGGACAGTTCGCCCAGATGTGCTCCGCGGCGGGTATGTGA
- a CDS encoding ROK family protein, with protein sequence MNQTEHRRATRAGATDGVRRRNLSTVLTLVHRHRALSRSELTRSTGLSRSTTKDLVEELGARGLVEESPATSATQVGRPSPIVRPAHRVLAIAVTPEVDAVTVGLVAMGGTVIDVVRRPTERIPTAADTVTIAAEAIADIRGKLTDEQQVTAVGVAVPGLVHGPESSVQLAPNLDWHDVEIGQMLSAATGLPVYAANDANVGAIAEHLFGNHHNADHMIYVNGGPSGIGAGFVVAGELLEGVAGYAGELGHTYVGGREQCHCGSMGCLETEVRQAPLARLLSEIDSDTGTDPFAHTHAERDVLARQARSLAIALGNAINMLNPGLIVLGGFLRVFPAVAATVLHDELTRRSMGAPRDLVRVVPATLGADTLVIGAAELAFAPVLSDPGR encoded by the coding sequence GTGAACCAGACCGAGCACCGCCGGGCGACGCGCGCCGGGGCGACCGACGGTGTGCGGCGACGCAACCTGTCGACAGTGCTGACGCTCGTGCACCGCCATCGGGCGCTGAGCCGTTCGGAGTTGACACGCAGCACAGGGCTGTCCCGGTCGACCACGAAAGATCTGGTCGAGGAGTTGGGCGCGCGCGGCCTGGTCGAGGAGTCCCCGGCCACGTCGGCCACTCAGGTGGGACGGCCCAGCCCGATCGTGCGCCCGGCCCACCGGGTCCTGGCGATCGCCGTGACCCCCGAGGTCGACGCCGTCACGGTGGGACTGGTCGCGATGGGCGGCACCGTCATCGATGTCGTGCGCCGGCCGACCGAGCGGATACCCACCGCGGCGGACACCGTGACCATCGCGGCCGAGGCGATCGCCGACATCCGGGGCAAGCTGACCGACGAGCAACAGGTCACCGCCGTCGGCGTCGCCGTCCCCGGGTTGGTACACGGCCCCGAGTCGTCGGTGCAGCTGGCGCCGAACCTGGACTGGCACGACGTCGAGATCGGTCAGATGCTCAGTGCCGCAACCGGTTTGCCGGTATACGCGGCCAACGACGCCAACGTGGGCGCGATCGCCGAGCATCTGTTCGGCAACCACCACAACGCCGATCACATGATCTATGTGAACGGCGGACCGAGCGGTATCGGCGCGGGATTCGTCGTCGCCGGGGAACTCCTCGAAGGTGTGGCCGGCTATGCGGGCGAACTGGGCCACACCTACGTCGGCGGCCGCGAGCAGTGCCACTGCGGCAGCATGGGATGCCTGGAGACCGAGGTGCGGCAGGCGCCGCTGGCGCGGCTGTTGTCCGAGATCGACAGCGACACCGGCACGGATCCGTTCGCCCACACCCACGCCGAACGTGACGTGCTCGCCCGGCAGGCACGGTCGCTGGCGATCGCGCTCGGCAACGCGATCAACATGCTCAACCCGGGCCTGATCGTGCTGGGCGGTTTCCTGCGGGTGTTCCCCGCCGTGGCCGCGACGGTCCTGCACGACGAACTCACCCGCCGCAGCATGGGCGCGCCCCGCGACCTCGTCCGGGTCGTGCCCGCCACGCTCGGCGCAGACACCCTCGTCATCGGTGCGGCCGAACTGGCCTTCGCACCGGTGCTCAGCGATCCAGGAAGATGA
- a CDS encoding HNH endonuclease, giving the protein MFEHQFDIDPDASQSQLREIVERCERLKSAAAAAQARASALWAEKRAAAETVAGVPIRRRGKGLGTEIALARRDAPNCGGQHLGFANALVHEMPRTLAALERGELSEWRATLIVRESACLSAAHRRQLDAELCDEADGFDGWGNTRVEAAAKRIAARLDAAAVVERSAKAEEDRCVTTRPAPNCMVYLTVLMPVAQGVGMYAALKRAADTTFDGRTRGQVMADTAYERVTGASVAVPASVNLNLVMADTTLAGDDSEPAWLDGYGPVPGGFACKLTGDAVADKDAKAALRRLYRHPDSGQLVAMESRARTFPKALARFIGVRDRTCRIPYCNAPIRHLDHATPDRSGGLTRAANGLGLCEACNYAKEAPGWSVSAGTENGSHIAEFVTPTGAAYRSTAPPLPGRPVRQKVSLMEGRFSVDLVTFEGYDAA; this is encoded by the coding sequence ATGTTCGAACACCAGTTCGATATCGACCCGGATGCTTCGCAGTCGCAACTGCGGGAAATCGTCGAGCGCTGTGAACGGCTGAAGTCTGCCGCAGCTGCGGCACAGGCACGCGCCTCAGCGTTGTGGGCGGAGAAACGCGCGGCGGCCGAGACCGTTGCGGGGGTCCCCATACGGCGGCGCGGCAAGGGGCTGGGCACAGAGATCGCGCTCGCTCGCCGGGATGCGCCGAACTGCGGCGGTCAGCACCTCGGGTTTGCGAACGCGCTGGTGCACGAGATGCCGCGCACCCTGGCCGCGCTGGAACGCGGAGAGCTCTCGGAGTGGCGCGCCACGCTGATCGTGCGCGAATCCGCCTGCCTGAGCGCCGCACACCGGCGCCAGCTCGACGCCGAATTGTGCGATGAGGCGGACGGTTTCGACGGTTGGGGGAACACGCGGGTGGAAGCGGCCGCCAAGCGGATAGCCGCCAGGCTGGACGCCGCCGCGGTCGTCGAGCGCTCCGCGAAGGCCGAAGAGGACCGCTGCGTGACGACGCGTCCGGCACCCAATTGCATGGTCTACCTGACCGTCCTGATGCCCGTCGCGCAGGGGGTCGGGATGTACGCGGCGCTCAAGCGCGCCGCGGACACGACGTTCGACGGCCGGACCCGGGGCCAGGTGATGGCCGACACCGCTTACGAGAGGGTGACCGGCGCGAGCGTCGCGGTTCCCGCATCGGTGAACCTGAACCTGGTGATGGCCGATACCACGCTGGCCGGCGATGATTCCGAACCGGCATGGTTGGACGGTTACGGGCCGGTGCCCGGCGGGTTCGCCTGCAAACTGACCGGCGATGCGGTGGCCGACAAGGACGCCAAGGCCGCGCTGCGCAGGCTCTACCGCCATCCGGACAGCGGACAACTGGTGGCGATGGAGTCGCGAGCGCGAACCTTCCCGAAGGCTCTGGCCAGGTTCATCGGGGTGCGGGATCGCACCTGCCGCATACCGTATTGCAACGCGCCGATCCGCCACCTCGACCACGCGACCCCGGACCGGAGCGGAGGCCTGACGAGGGCGGCCAACGGCCTCGGGCTGTGCGAGGCATGTAACTACGCCAAGGAAGCGCCCGGTTGGTCAGTGTCCGCCGGCACCGAAAATGGTTCGCATATCGCCGAATTCGTGACTCCGACCGGAGCGGCGTACCGTTCGACCGCCCCGCCGCTGCCCGGCAGACCCGTACGACAGAAGGTCAGCCTGATGGAGGGCAGGTTCAGTGTCGACCTGGTCACCTTCGAGGGATACGACGCGGCCTAG
- a CDS encoding pyridoxal phosphate-dependent aminotransferase — protein MTPSLRSGIPPFYVMDVWLAAAERARSHGDLVNLSAGQPSAGAPTAVRNAAIAAIQRDNLGYSVALGLPELREAIAGTYQDRHGVVVSPEDVVITTGSSGGFLLAFLACFDPGDRVAIASPGYPCYRNILSALGCEVVELPCGPETRFQPTLHMLTELDPPVKGVIVASPANPTGTVIPPEELSAIAGWCEATGVRLISDEVYHGLVYPGAPATSCAWETSRESIVVNSFSKYFAMTGWRLGWLLVPDELKRAVDRLTGNFTICPPVLPQLAAVAAFTPESIAEAESLLDGYAMNRSLLLDGLRAIGIDRLAPTDGAFYVYADVSHLTTDSLSFCSKLLADTGVAIAPGVDFDTVRGGAFVRLSFAGPSSDIEEALRRIGAWLR, from the coding sequence GTGACCCCCTCTCTGCGCTCGGGTATTCCACCGTTCTATGTGATGGACGTGTGGCTGGCCGCAGCCGAGCGTGCGCGCAGCCACGGCGATCTCGTCAACCTGTCGGCGGGTCAGCCCAGCGCAGGCGCTCCGACGGCGGTCCGGAACGCGGCGATCGCGGCGATACAGCGCGACAATCTCGGCTATTCGGTCGCGCTCGGACTTCCCGAACTGCGGGAGGCCATCGCGGGCACATATCAGGACCGGCACGGCGTGGTCGTGTCCCCCGAGGACGTGGTCATCACGACCGGGTCCTCTGGCGGATTCCTGTTGGCATTCCTGGCCTGCTTCGACCCCGGTGACCGAGTCGCGATCGCGAGCCCCGGTTACCCGTGCTACCGCAACATCCTGTCGGCGCTCGGATGCGAGGTGGTCGAGCTGCCGTGCGGGCCCGAGACCCGCTTCCAGCCGACGCTGCACATGCTCACCGAGCTGGATCCCCCGGTGAAAGGCGTGATCGTCGCGAGCCCGGCCAACCCGACCGGCACCGTGATCCCGCCCGAGGAGCTCTCCGCGATCGCCGGCTGGTGCGAGGCGACCGGAGTGCGGCTGATCAGCGACGAGGTGTATCACGGTCTCGTCTACCCCGGCGCGCCGGCGACCAGCTGCGCGTGGGAGACGTCGCGCGAATCGATTGTCGTGAACAGCTTTTCGAAGTACTTCGCGATGACGGGCTGGCGGCTGGGCTGGCTGCTGGTGCCCGACGAACTCAAGCGCGCCGTGGACCGGCTGACCGGCAATTTCACGATCTGCCCGCCGGTGTTACCGCAGCTGGCCGCGGTGGCCGCGTTCACCCCCGAGTCGATCGCCGAGGCGGAGTCGCTACTCGACGGCTACGCGATGAACAGGTCGCTGCTTCTGGACGGTCTGCGCGCGATCGGTATCGACCGGTTGGCTCCGACCGACGGCGCGTTCTACGTGTACGCCGACGTCTCTCACCTGACCACCGACTCGTTGTCGTTCTGCTCGAAGTTGCTGGCCGACACCGGTGTTGCGATCGCGCCAGGGGTCGACTTCGACACCGTGCGCGGCGGCGCATTCGTGCGGCTGTCGTTCGCCGGACCTTCGTCGGACATCGAGGAGGCCCTGCGCCGGATCGGCGCGTGGCTGCGCTGA
- a CDS encoding sugar ABC transporter permease, translating into MASKASTETKTAGSRPEITVADSDFAVDAVTGQTFGDAVRAYFGRVRGGDMGSLPAVLGLVVLFVVFGLANDRFLSALNLANLITQAGSICVLAMGLVFVLLLGDIDLSAGVAGGVAACAMALTVVNLGWPWWAAMVMGVAIGALIGLTIGLLRAKLGIPSFVVTLAFFLGLQGVTLKLIGEGGSVRVDDPVIRGLTISNLPVTAGWTLALVVVVGFAALEFYTYRRKQVLRLSNSPLGVVVARVSAVAVVVLGVTYVLSVNRSVNRAVEIRGIPYVLPLILVLLIVLTVVLKRTAYGRHIYAVGGNAEAARRAGISVDRIRVSVFVVSSSLAALSGIIAASYAGKVSASSGAGNVLLYAVGAAVIGGTSLFGGKGRALDAVIGGVVVATIANGLGLLNQSSYINFLVTGGVLLLAASVDAISRRRRSSTGLA; encoded by the coding sequence ATGGCCTCCAAAGCGAGCACGGAGACAAAGACGGCAGGCAGTCGACCCGAAATCACGGTCGCTGACTCCGATTTCGCGGTCGACGCGGTCACCGGGCAGACGTTCGGTGACGCGGTCAGGGCCTATTTCGGGCGGGTTCGGGGCGGAGACATGGGATCGCTGCCGGCCGTCCTCGGACTGGTCGTGCTGTTCGTGGTGTTCGGGCTCGCCAACGACCGCTTCCTGTCGGCGCTGAACCTGGCGAACCTGATCACCCAGGCGGGATCGATCTGTGTGCTCGCGATGGGCCTGGTGTTCGTGCTGCTGCTCGGCGACATCGACCTGTCCGCCGGTGTCGCGGGCGGGGTGGCCGCCTGTGCGATGGCGCTGACGGTCGTGAACCTCGGCTGGCCGTGGTGGGCGGCGATGGTGATGGGTGTCGCGATCGGCGCGCTGATCGGTCTGACGATCGGTCTGCTGCGCGCGAAGCTCGGAATCCCGTCGTTCGTCGTGACTTTGGCGTTCTTCCTCGGGTTGCAAGGGGTCACGCTCAAGCTCATCGGCGAGGGCGGCTCGGTGCGCGTCGACGATCCGGTGATCCGGGGTCTGACGATCAGCAATCTGCCCGTCACGGCGGGATGGACGCTCGCGTTGGTCGTGGTCGTCGGATTCGCGGCGCTGGAGTTCTACACCTATCGCCGCAAGCAGGTGCTGCGGCTGTCGAACTCGCCGCTGGGTGTCGTGGTCGCCAGGGTGTCCGCGGTCGCGGTGGTGGTCCTCGGGGTCACCTACGTGCTCAGTGTGAACCGCAGCGTCAACCGCGCGGTCGAAATTCGCGGCATCCCCTACGTGCTGCCGTTGATCCTGGTGCTGCTGATCGTGTTGACCGTCGTGCTCAAACGCACCGCGTACGGCCGCCACATCTACGCCGTCGGCGGAAACGCCGAAGCGGCGCGCCGCGCCGGCATCTCCGTCGACCGCATCAGGGTGTCGGTGTTCGTCGTGTCGTCGTCGCTGGCGGCGCTGAGCGGCATCATCGCCGCGTCGTACGCCGGCAAGGTGTCGGCCTCCTCCGGGGCGGGCAACGTGCTGTTGTACGCCGTCGGCGCCGCGGTCATCGGCGGTACCAGCCTGTTCGGCGGGAAGGGCCGTGCGCTCGACGCGGTGATCGGCGGCGTCGTCGTCGCGACCATCGCCAACGGGCTGGGGCTGCTGAACCAGTCGTCGTACATCAACTTCCTCGTCACCGGCGGGGTGTTGCTGTTGGCCGCGAGCGTGGACGCGATCTCCCGCAGGCGCCGTTCCTCCACCGGGCTCGCCTAG
- a CDS encoding ATP-binding cassette domain-containing protein: MAVEVEPILELRGVNKSFGVVHVLHDVDFAVYPGQVTALVGDNGAGKSTLVKAIAGIHPIDTGSYLFEGRPVTVRSPNDVSALGVEVVYQDLALCDNLDIVENMFLGRELKTRGILDEAQMETMARDALTSLSVRTVKSVRQPVSSLSGGQRQTVAIAKSVLWNSKVVLLDEPTAALGVAQTRQVIELVRRLAGQGLGVVLISHNMADVFEVADRICALYLGRVAAEVKASEVTHAQVVELITAGRSGSLGLAPAQAAESM, translated from the coding sequence ATGGCCGTCGAGGTGGAGCCGATTCTCGAATTGCGGGGCGTCAACAAGAGTTTCGGCGTGGTCCATGTGCTCCATGACGTGGACTTCGCCGTCTACCCGGGCCAGGTGACTGCGCTGGTCGGAGACAACGGGGCGGGAAAGTCCACGTTGGTCAAGGCGATCGCGGGGATCCATCCGATCGACACCGGCAGCTACCTGTTCGAGGGCCGGCCGGTGACGGTGCGTAGCCCGAACGACGTCTCGGCGCTGGGAGTCGAGGTCGTCTACCAGGATCTGGCGCTCTGCGACAACCTCGACATCGTCGAGAACATGTTCCTGGGCCGGGAACTCAAGACCAGGGGCATCCTCGACGAGGCGCAGATGGAGACCATGGCAAGGGACGCGCTGACGTCGCTATCGGTGCGCACCGTCAAGTCGGTACGACAGCCGGTGTCGAGCCTTTCCGGTGGCCAGCGCCAGACCGTGGCGATCGCGAAGTCGGTGCTGTGGAACTCCAAGGTCGTGTTGCTCGACGAGCCGACGGCGGCGCTCGGCGTCGCGCAGACGCGGCAGGTGATCGAGTTGGTGCGCAGGCTCGCCGGGCAGGGCCTCGGCGTGGTGCTGATCTCGCACAACATGGCAGACGTGTTCGAGGTGGCCGACCGCATCTGTGCGCTGTACCTCGGCCGGGTGGCGGCGGAGGTCAAGGCGTCCGAGGTCACCCACGCACAGGTGGTCGAACTGATCACCGCAGGCCGTTCCGGCAGCCTCGGCCTCGCGCCGGCGCAGGCCGCCGAATCGATGTGA
- a CDS encoding MFS transporter, producing the protein MAALSPSAQRAPLLAAGFTTAFGAHAVAGTLGTTTSGTATSLLTLGALLAIYDGAEVVLKPVFGTLADRVGARSVLLGGLLVFGIASLAYAVADDSALLWAGRFGQGVGAAAFSPAASALVARLTPASAQGRAFGTYGSYKSVGYTLGPLLGGAIVTLGGLRLLFAVMAALAAAVVVWAVVSVPNLPTVARQRATLVDTLRRFGESSFVTPTLALAAATAALSAGVGFLPVLGTQADLSPVVTGAVVSVLALTTALVQPVAGRAADAGRVALTAGLMTGVLVTGLGLALAVIPGLVGLLAAAVVIGLGCGLITPLAFTMLARSTPEERLGQTMGAAEVGRECGDAAGPLAVGSIAAASSVPFGFLGLAAVVAISGAALAVTRLVGRRV; encoded by the coding sequence GTGGCTGCGCTGAGTCCGTCGGCGCAGCGGGCACCGCTGCTGGCGGCGGGGTTCACCACCGCGTTCGGCGCCCACGCCGTGGCGGGCACGCTGGGCACCACGACGAGCGGAACCGCCACGTCCCTATTGACCCTCGGGGCGCTGCTGGCGATCTACGACGGCGCGGAGGTGGTCCTCAAGCCGGTGTTCGGCACGCTGGCCGACAGGGTCGGCGCTCGCAGCGTATTGCTCGGCGGCTTACTGGTTTTCGGGATCGCCTCGCTGGCCTACGCCGTGGCCGACGACTCGGCGTTGCTGTGGGCGGGCCGGTTCGGCCAGGGCGTCGGGGCGGCGGCGTTCTCCCCCGCCGCGTCGGCACTGGTGGCGCGCCTGACCCCAGCGTCAGCCCAAGGCCGCGCGTTCGGGACATACGGCTCGTACAAGTCGGTCGGGTACACGCTGGGGCCTCTGCTGGGCGGTGCGATCGTGACACTGGGCGGCCTGCGACTGTTGTTCGCGGTGATGGCCGCCCTGGCGGCAGCGGTCGTGGTCTGGGCGGTGGTCAGCGTCCCCAACCTGCCCACGGTGGCGCGGCAACGTGCCACGTTGGTGGACACCCTGCGGCGATTCGGCGAATCCTCCTTCGTGACGCCGACACTCGCGCTGGCGGCGGCGACGGCCGCACTGTCGGCAGGCGTCGGGTTCCTGCCGGTGCTCGGCACCCAGGCGGACCTGTCTCCCGTCGTCACCGGCGCCGTGGTGTCTGTACTGGCGTTGACCACCGCCCTCGTGCAGCCCGTGGCGGGCCGTGCCGCCGATGCCGGCCGGGTGGCGCTCACGGCGGGACTCATGACGGGAGTCCTCGTGACCGGACTGGGCCTGGCCCTCGCGGTGATACCCGGGCTGGTGGGACTGCTCGCCGCGGCGGTCGTGATCGGGCTGGGCTGCGGGCTGATCACGCCACTGGCGTTCACGATGCTGGCCCGGTCCACCCCTGAGGAACGGCTGGGACAGACCATGGGCGCCGCCGAGGTGGGGCGCGAATGCGGTGACGCGGCAGGGCCGCTGGCCGTCGGATCGATCGCTGCCGCCTCGTCGGTGCCGTTCGGCTTCCTCGGTCTGGCCGCGGTGGTGGCCATCTCGGGTGCCGCGCTGGCTGTGACCCGACTTGTCGGCAGGCGGGTGTAG
- a CDS encoding 3-hydroxybutyrate dehydrogenase, with protein sequence MSALAGRTALVTGGASGIGAACARALAGQGVEVTVADIDGSGAQTVAREIGGKPWTLDLLDVAELENLQLDADILVNNAGIQSIDEIAAFPPEKFRSMLALMVEAPFLLVRAALPYMYRNEFGRVINISSIHGLRASPYKVAYVTAKHALEGLSKVTALEGGPHGVTSNCINPGYVRTPLVTKQIADQARTHGIPEDQVISDILLKESAVKRLVEPDEVGSLVTWLASPAAGMVTGASYTMDGGWSAR encoded by the coding sequence ATGAGTGCACTGGCGGGACGCACCGCGCTGGTGACCGGCGGTGCGAGCGGGATCGGCGCGGCCTGCGCGCGGGCGCTGGCCGGGCAGGGAGTCGAGGTCACCGTCGCCGACATCGACGGGTCGGGCGCGCAAACCGTGGCGCGGGAGATCGGCGGAAAGCCGTGGACGCTCGACCTTCTCGACGTCGCCGAGCTGGAGAACCTGCAGCTGGACGCCGACATCCTGGTCAACAACGCGGGCATCCAGAGCATCGACGAGATCGCGGCGTTCCCGCCGGAGAAGTTCCGGTCGATGCTCGCGCTGATGGTGGAGGCGCCGTTCCTGCTCGTCCGTGCGGCGCTGCCCTACATGTACCGCAACGAATTCGGCCGCGTCATCAACATCTCGTCCATCCACGGCCTGCGGGCCTCGCCGTACAAGGTCGCCTACGTGACCGCCAAGCACGCGCTGGAAGGGCTGTCGAAAGTGACCGCGCTCGAGGGTGGTCCACACGGCGTCACGAGCAACTGCATCAATCCCGGATACGTCCGCACCCCGCTGGTGACCAAACAGATCGCCGATCAGGCCAGGACCCACGGCATTCCGGAGGATCAGGTGATCTCCGACATCCTGCTGAAGGAGAGCGCGGTCAAACGGCTCGTCGAGCCCGACGAGGTCGGCTCGTTGGTCACCTGGCTGGCATCGCCCGCGGCCGGGATGGTCACCGGTGCCTCGTACACGATGGACGGCGGGTGGAGCGCGCGCTGA